Proteins found in one Streptomyces pactum genomic segment:
- a CDS encoding DUF5988 family protein, protein MTITAPNVLLRGGPVHLAEEDRMRHVAEEQSYLKLLTGNAYEHFRATQETVTHQGTTLRVFDWERRTYVAE, encoded by the coding sequence ATGACCATCACAGCACCGAACGTCCTCCTGCGCGGAGGCCCCGTTCACCTGGCCGAGGAGGACCGTATGCGGCACGTCGCCGAGGAGCAGTCGTACCTGAAGCTGCTGACCGGCAACGCGTACGAACACTTCCGGGCCACCCAGGAGACGGTCACCCACCAGGGCACCACCTTGCGCGTCTTCGACTGGGAACGGCGCACCTACGTGGCCGAGTGA
- a CDS encoding type I polyketide synthase, which produces MVAALRASVTEAERLRRRNEELLAAQREPIAIVSMACRFPGGVATPEDLWQLVADGADALSPLPSDRGWDLAALTDPDLATHGTSYVSDGGFVHDATEFDAGFFGISPREALAMDPQQRLLLETSWEALERAGIRPGTLKGTRTGVYIGAGSPGYGTDLDELPEDVQGYTLTGTATSVVSGRVAYTLGLEGPAVTVDTACSSSLVALHLAAQALRRGECTLALAGGATIMSSPGVFLEFSRQRGLAPDGRCKAFAAGADGTGWAEGVGVLLVERLSDALRNGHRVLAVMRGSAINQDGASNGLTAPNGPSQRRVIRQALEDARLAPHEVDAVEAHGTGTRLGDPIEAEALLATYGRRTPEQTPHPLWLGSIKSNMGHAQAAAGVGGVIKMVMALRAGVLPRTLHVDEPSPHIDWSSGAVELLTEARDWPQTGRPRRAAVSSFGMSGTNAHIILEQAPEPAAEETGADTTGAPLPWVLSAKTPAALRDQATRLRSAVRLRPAAGAADLGLSLATSRTAFEHRAVLTGRDKDELLRQLAVLAEGGESPQVIRGTAGPSTAPVFVFPGQGAQWVGMARELMDAAPVFAESMERCGQALAPFIDWDFRAELAGSLVRVDVVQPLSWAVMVSLAELWRSYGVEPAAVVGHSQGEIAAAVVAGALSVEDGARVVALRSRVIGERLAGRGGMVSLGLSRAETLRRIEGFEGRVSVAAVNGASSTVVAGEPAALDELVAACEAEEIRARRIPVDYASHSPQVESIREELLEVLDGISPVASRVPFYSTVEAEPIDTTGLDAAYWVRNLRQEVRFEAAVERLLADGFGLFVECSAHPVLVMSVQETADPGVPVAAVGSLRRDDGGLDRFLASLAEAWTRGAPVDWTPLFPGARRVDLPTYAFQRTRYWLEATEREPRPAAGGAAPGGAAEARFWEAVERADPGELAGLLGIDDAPLDTLLPALARWRRDQREEEVIDSWRYRTVWRPVTATAGVLSGTWLLVVPAGLADDPWTAGAADALRERGAVPVRLDVDADTEGADRAALAATLRRVCDGVTDLGGVLSLLPLDERTHTHHLATPRGFGATGTLLQALGDAGITAPLWCATRGAVSTGPSDPLTGPGQSLVWGLGRVAAEEVPERWGGLVDLPAAVDRRSRARLADVLAGLDEEDQVAVRPAGVFANRLVRSGWHDPATPGPWAPRGTVLITGGTGALGGHVARWLVQQGARHLLLVSRRGPEAPGADELTAELTALGAEVTVAACDISERDQLAALLAAVPADRPVGTVVHTAAVLDDAVLDSLTLDQLDRVLRVKVRGAWNLHELTHDLDLSAFLLFSSFAGTFGVPGQANYAPGNAYLDALARHRRAQGLTATSIAWGHWSGGGIASGEAEAQLRRRGGSEIEPATALRALRRVLDHDETCVALALIAWDEIAARGGGIDDRPRPQLRALADVVRLLRAELPSARRGDGAAAVPAGSFAGELAAAPAADRRRIVLDLVRGHVAAVLGHDGPDAVEPGKPFRELGFDSLTSVELRNRVAAGTGLTLPATVVFDHPTPAALAERLRDELAGDTSEAGEPATAAPAVRPGTGAAPAPDGGPAGTDDPVVIVGMACRMPGGVDTPEQLWDLVAGERDAVGPLPTDRGWNVEALEAAGVDVPGMRYVRQGGFLSRAASFDADFFGIGEPEAIAMDPQHRLLLEMSWEAFERAGVSPHTLRGSRVGVFAGTFSQGYWTGMQEVPEEARSYLSGGISPALATGRIAYTFGFEGPVLTVDTGCSSSSVALHLAAQAVRQGECVMALAGGASVLANPAVSPDMGVGAAPDGRCKSFSAAADGTGWGEGAGMLLVERLSTARANGHRVLAVIRGSAVNHNGVSNGLGAPNGSSQQRVIRQALANAGLSAHQVDAVEGHGTGTPLGDPIEAQALLATYGEGRDPERPLWLGSYKSNTGHPQAASGVIGVIKTVLAMEHGLLPRTLHSEEPSPHIDQSSGTVRLLTESVPWPETGEPRRAGVSSFGASGTKAHIILEQAPPAPARPAGAGTAAPSGTLAFPVSGRSAEALRAQAAQLRDLLDGGTAPALADLGWSLATSRAVFEHRAVVLAEGRQGLIDGLTAIADGEPRDAGAATAPPSGGAADGLVVRGVAPAADGQAVFAFPAAAPGTGAGAATVRDLYEAYPVFADALDAVCAHLDTRLEHPARDWALDGGAEGWPPSPTTAHAASFAVGFALFTLLHRWGVPPAAVIGAGSGVLAAALAAEVLSTADAVELLLVLARTDASDEAALRACLAGAELRSPTIPVLSAVTGENVPTEALRDPGHWVRGWTAKELARPARAGRGPVVLGASTAPAVDGADGTIPALDAAGSRAGLLTALARLHTEGVPVDWRQTHEGTGGALVALPTYPFQRREYWLRMPVEAIVRGAVGG; this is translated from the coding sequence ATCGTCGCGGCGCTCCGGGCCTCGGTCACGGAGGCCGAACGGCTGCGCCGGCGCAACGAGGAACTCCTCGCCGCCCAGCGCGAACCCATCGCCATCGTCTCCATGGCCTGCCGCTTCCCCGGCGGCGTGGCCACGCCCGAGGACCTGTGGCAGCTCGTCGCCGACGGGGCCGACGCGCTGTCCCCGCTCCCCTCGGACCGGGGCTGGGACCTCGCCGCGCTCACCGACCCCGACCTCGCCACCCACGGCACCAGCTACGTCAGCGACGGCGGGTTCGTCCACGACGCCACCGAGTTCGACGCAGGCTTCTTCGGCATCTCGCCGCGCGAGGCGCTGGCCATGGACCCCCAGCAGCGGCTGCTGCTGGAGACCTCCTGGGAGGCGCTGGAACGCGCCGGCATCCGGCCCGGCACGCTCAAGGGCACCCGGACCGGCGTCTACATCGGCGCCGGATCCCCCGGCTACGGCACCGACCTGGACGAACTCCCCGAGGACGTCCAGGGCTACACCCTCACCGGCACCGCCACCAGCGTGGTGTCCGGCCGGGTCGCCTACACCCTCGGCCTGGAGGGCCCGGCCGTCACGGTCGACACCGCCTGCTCCTCCTCACTGGTCGCCCTCCACCTCGCCGCCCAGGCCCTGCGCCGCGGCGAGTGCACCCTCGCCCTGGCGGGCGGCGCCACGATCATGTCCAGCCCCGGTGTGTTCCTGGAGTTCAGCCGGCAGCGCGGACTCGCCCCCGACGGGCGCTGCAAGGCGTTCGCGGCCGGTGCCGACGGCACCGGCTGGGCCGAGGGCGTGGGCGTCCTGCTGGTGGAACGGCTCTCCGACGCGCTGCGCAACGGGCACCGGGTGCTCGCCGTGATGCGCGGTTCCGCGATCAACCAGGACGGCGCCAGCAACGGCCTCACCGCACCCAACGGCCCCTCCCAGCGCCGCGTCATCCGCCAGGCGCTGGAGGACGCCCGGCTCGCCCCGCACGAGGTGGACGCGGTCGAGGCGCACGGCACCGGCACCCGCCTCGGCGACCCCATCGAGGCCGAGGCACTGCTCGCCACCTACGGCCGGCGCACCCCCGAACAGACCCCGCACCCGCTGTGGCTGGGCTCCATCAAGTCCAACATGGGACACGCGCAGGCGGCGGCCGGCGTGGGCGGGGTCATCAAGATGGTGATGGCGCTGCGGGCGGGGGTGCTGCCGAGGACGCTGCACGTGGACGAGCCGTCGCCGCACATCGACTGGTCGTCGGGTGCGGTGGAACTGCTGACCGAGGCCCGGGACTGGCCGCAGACCGGCCGCCCGCGCCGCGCCGCGGTGTCGTCGTTCGGCATGAGCGGCACCAACGCCCACATCATCCTGGAACAGGCCCCCGAACCGGCGGCCGAGGAGACCGGGGCCGACACCACCGGCGCACCGCTGCCGTGGGTGCTGTCCGCCAAGACCCCCGCCGCGCTCCGCGACCAGGCCACCCGGCTGCGCTCCGCCGTCCGGCTCCGGCCCGCGGCGGGCGCGGCCGACCTGGGACTCTCCCTCGCCACCAGCCGCACCGCCTTCGAGCACCGCGCGGTGCTCACCGGGCGGGACAAGGACGAACTGCTGCGGCAGCTGGCCGTCCTCGCCGAAGGCGGCGAGTCGCCCCAGGTGATCCGCGGCACCGCCGGTCCGTCCACGGCACCGGTGTTCGTGTTCCCGGGGCAGGGGGCGCAGTGGGTCGGCATGGCGCGGGAGCTGATGGACGCCGCGCCGGTGTTCGCGGAGTCGATGGAGCGGTGCGGGCAGGCGCTGGCGCCGTTCATCGACTGGGACTTCCGCGCCGAATTGGCGGGTTCGTTGGTGCGGGTGGATGTGGTGCAGCCGCTGTCGTGGGCGGTGATGGTGTCGCTGGCCGAGCTGTGGCGCTCCTACGGGGTGGAGCCCGCCGCCGTGGTGGGGCACTCCCAGGGGGAGATCGCGGCGGCGGTGGTGGCCGGTGCGCTGTCGGTGGAGGACGGGGCGCGGGTGGTGGCGCTGCGGTCGAGGGTGATCGGTGAGCGGCTGGCCGGCCGTGGCGGGATGGTGTCGCTGGGCCTGTCCCGTGCGGAGACCCTGCGGCGGATCGAGGGGTTCGAGGGTCGGGTGTCGGTGGCGGCGGTCAACGGCGCCTCCTCCACCGTCGTCGCGGGCGAACCCGCCGCGCTGGACGAGCTGGTGGCCGCCTGCGAGGCCGAGGAGATCCGGGCCCGTCGTATCCCGGTGGACTACGCCTCGCACTCCCCGCAGGTGGAGTCCATCCGTGAGGAGCTGCTGGAGGTCCTGGACGGGATCAGCCCGGTGGCCTCCCGGGTGCCGTTCTACTCGACGGTGGAGGCGGAGCCGATCGACACCACCGGGCTCGACGCCGCCTACTGGGTGCGCAACCTGCGGCAAGAGGTGCGGTTCGAGGCGGCGGTGGAGCGGTTGCTGGCGGATGGTTTCGGGTTGTTCGTGGAGTGCAGTGCGCATCCGGTGCTGGTGATGAGTGTGCAGGAGACCGCTGATCCGGGGGTGCCGGTGGCGGCGGTGGGGTCGCTGCGGCGGGACGACGGCGGCCTGGACCGGTTCCTCGCCTCCCTCGCCGAAGCGTGGACCCGCGGTGCACCGGTGGACTGGACACCGCTGTTCCCCGGCGCGCGCCGGGTGGACCTGCCCACCTACGCCTTCCAGCGCACCCGCTACTGGTTGGAGGCGACGGAACGGGAACCCCGCCCGGCGGCCGGTGGGGCGGCCCCCGGCGGCGCGGCCGAGGCCCGGTTCTGGGAGGCCGTCGAACGCGCCGACCCCGGCGAGCTGGCCGGCCTCCTGGGGATCGACGACGCCCCGCTGGACACCCTGCTGCCCGCCCTGGCCCGGTGGCGGCGCGACCAGCGGGAGGAGGAGGTCATCGACTCCTGGCGGTACCGGACCGTGTGGCGGCCGGTGACCGCCACCGCCGGGGTGCTGTCCGGAACCTGGCTGCTGGTGGTCCCCGCCGGACTCGCCGACGACCCGTGGACCGCCGGCGCCGCCGACGCCCTGCGGGAGCGTGGCGCGGTCCCGGTCCGGCTCGACGTGGACGCGGACACCGAGGGCGCCGACCGGGCCGCCCTCGCGGCCACCCTCCGCCGGGTGTGCGACGGCGTCACCGACCTGGGCGGAGTGCTGTCGCTGCTGCCGCTGGACGAGCGGACGCACACCCACCACCTGGCCACCCCCCGGGGCTTCGGCGCCACCGGGACCCTGCTCCAGGCGCTGGGCGACGCGGGGATCACCGCACCGCTGTGGTGCGCCACGCGCGGCGCGGTGTCCACCGGGCCGTCGGACCCGCTGACCGGCCCGGGCCAGTCCCTGGTGTGGGGGCTCGGCCGGGTGGCGGCCGAGGAGGTGCCCGAACGCTGGGGCGGTCTGGTGGACCTGCCGGCCGCGGTGGACCGGCGCTCCCGCGCCCGCCTGGCCGACGTGCTCGCCGGCCTCGACGAGGAGGACCAGGTGGCGGTGCGCCCCGCGGGCGTCTTCGCCAACCGGCTGGTCCGCTCCGGGTGGCACGATCCCGCCACCCCCGGCCCCTGGGCACCCCGCGGCACCGTACTGATCACCGGCGGCACCGGCGCCCTCGGCGGCCACGTGGCCCGCTGGCTCGTCCAGCAGGGCGCCCGGCACCTGCTGCTGGTCAGCCGCCGCGGCCCCGAGGCGCCCGGCGCCGACGAGCTGACCGCCGAACTCACCGCGCTCGGCGCCGAGGTGACGGTCGCCGCCTGTGACATCTCCGAACGCGACCAGCTGGCCGCACTGCTCGCCGCCGTCCCCGCCGACCGGCCGGTGGGCACCGTGGTGCACACCGCGGCCGTCCTCGACGACGCGGTGCTCGACTCGCTCACCCTCGACCAGCTCGACCGGGTGCTGCGGGTCAAGGTGCGCGGAGCCTGGAACCTCCACGAGCTCACCCACGACCTCGACCTCTCCGCGTTCCTGTTGTTCTCCTCGTTCGCCGGCACCTTCGGCGTGCCCGGGCAGGCCAACTACGCGCCCGGCAACGCCTACCTCGACGCGCTGGCCCGGCACCGCCGCGCCCAGGGGCTCACCGCCACCTCCATCGCCTGGGGCCACTGGTCGGGCGGCGGCATCGCGTCCGGCGAGGCCGAGGCCCAGCTCCGCCGGCGCGGCGGCTCGGAGATCGAGCCGGCGACCGCGCTGCGCGCGCTGCGCCGCGTCCTCGACCACGACGAGACCTGTGTGGCGCTGGCACTCATCGCCTGGGACGAGATCGCCGCCCGCGGCGGGGGGATCGACGACCGGCCGCGCCCGCAGCTGCGCGCCCTGGCCGACGTGGTACGGCTGCTGCGCGCCGAACTCCCCTCCGCCCGCCGGGGCGACGGCGCGGCGGCCGTCCCCGCCGGCTCGTTCGCCGGTGAACTGGCCGCGGCGCCCGCCGCCGACCGCCGGCGGATCGTCCTGGACCTGGTACGGGGCCACGTCGCCGCGGTGCTCGGCCACGACGGCCCGGACGCGGTGGAGCCCGGGAAGCCGTTCCGCGAGCTGGGCTTCGACTCGCTCACCTCGGTCGAGCTGCGCAACCGGGTGGCGGCGGGCACCGGACTGACACTGCCCGCCACGGTGGTCTTCGACCACCCCACCCCCGCCGCGCTGGCCGAGCGGCTGCGTGACGAACTGGCCGGCGACACGAGCGAGGCCGGCGAGCCGGCCACGGCGGCACCGGCGGTACGCCCCGGCACCGGGGCCGCCCCGGCACCCGACGGCGGGCCGGCCGGCACCGACGACCCCGTCGTCATCGTCGGCATGGCCTGCCGGATGCCCGGCGGGGTGGACACCCCCGAACAGCTGTGGGACCTGGTGGCGGGGGAGCGGGACGCCGTCGGACCGCTGCCCACCGACCGCGGCTGGAACGTCGAGGCACTGGAAGCAGCCGGCGTGGACGTGCCCGGCATGCGCTACGTCCGCCAGGGCGGCTTCCTGTCCCGGGCGGCCTCCTTCGACGCGGACTTCTTCGGCATCGGCGAGCCGGAGGCCATCGCGATGGACCCGCAGCACCGGCTGCTGCTGGAGATGTCCTGGGAGGCGTTCGAACGCGCCGGGGTGTCCCCGCACACGCTGCGCGGCAGCCGGGTCGGCGTGTTCGCCGGCACCTTCTCGCAGGGCTACTGGACGGGCATGCAGGAGGTGCCCGAGGAGGCCCGCTCGTACCTCAGCGGCGGCATCTCCCCGGCCCTCGCCACCGGCCGCATCGCCTACACCTTCGGCTTCGAGGGCCCGGTGCTCACCGTCGACACCGGCTGCTCGTCGTCCTCCGTGGCGCTGCACCTGGCCGCCCAGGCGGTCCGGCAGGGCGAGTGCGTGATGGCGCTGGCCGGCGGGGCCTCGGTGCTCGCCAACCCGGCCGTCTCCCCGGACATGGGCGTCGGCGCGGCCCCCGACGGGCGGTGCAAGTCCTTCTCCGCCGCCGCCGACGGCACCGGCTGGGGGGAGGGCGCCGGCATGCTGCTCGTGGAGCGGCTGTCCACCGCCCGCGCCAACGGCCACCGGGTGCTCGCGGTCATCCGCGGCTCCGCCGTCAACCACAACGGCGTCAGCAACGGCCTCGGCGCGCCCAACGGCTCCTCCCAGCAGCGCGTCATCCGGCAGGCGCTGGCCAACGCGGGGCTGTCCGCGCACCAGGTGGACGCGGTGGAGGGCCACGGCACCGGCACCCCGCTCGGCGACCCCATCGAGGCGCAGGCCCTGCTCGCCACCTACGGTGAGGGCCGCGACCCGGAACGCCCGCTCTGGCTGGGCTCGTACAAGTCGAACACCGGCCACCCCCAGGCGGCCTCCGGGGTCATCGGCGTCATCAAGACGGTGCTCGCCATGGAGCACGGCCTGCTGCCCAGGACCCTGCACTCGGAGGAGCCCTCGCCGCACATCGACCAGTCGTCCGGCACGGTGCGGCTGCTCACCGAGTCGGTGCCCTGGCCGGAGACCGGCGAGCCGCGCCGGGCGGGGGTCTCCTCCTTCGGCGCCAGCGGCACCAAGGCGCACATCATCCTGGAGCAGGCACCCCCGGCACCGGCCCGGCCGGCCGGTGCCGGGACCGCCGCCCCGTCCGGCACGCTGGCGTTCCCCGTCTCCGGCCGCTCGGCCGAGGCGCTGCGCGCCCAGGCGGCGCAGCTGCGCGACCTGCTGGACGGCGGCACCGCTCCGGCGTTGGCGGACCTCGGCTGGTCGCTGGCCACCTCCCGGGCGGTCTTCGAACACCGCGCGGTGGTACTGGCCGAGGGACGGCAGGGGCTGATCGACGGACTGACCGCGATCGCCGACGGGGAGCCCCGGGACGCCGGGGCCGCCACCGCACCGCCCTCCGGCGGGGCGGCCGACGGCCTGGTCGTCCGGGGCGTCGCCCCGGCGGCCGACGGACAGGCCGTGTTCGCCTTCCCGGCCGCCGCCCCGGGCACCGGGGCGGGCGCCGCCACGGTACGCGACCTGTACGAGGCGTACCCGGTCTTCGCCGACGCCCTGGACGCCGTCTGCGCCCACCTGGACACCCGGCTGGAGCACCCGGCGCGCGACTGGGCGCTGGACGGGGGCGCCGAGGGGTGGCCGCCCTCGCCCACGACCGCGCACGCGGCCTCGTTCGCGGTCGGCTTCGCCCTGTTCACCCTGCTGCACCGGTGGGGCGTGCCGCCGGCCGCGGTGATCGGCGCGGGCTCCGGCGTACTGGCCGCGGCGCTCGCCGCCGAGGTGCTCTCCACGGCGGACGCGGTGGAGTTGCTGCTGGTGCTCGCCCGCACCGACGCCTCCGACGAGGCGGCGCTCCGCGCCTGCCTGGCCGGGGCCGAGCTGCGCTCCCCGACGATCCCGGTGCTCTCCGCGGTGACCGGGGAGAACGTCCCCACCGAGGCGCTGCGCGACCCCGGGCACTGGGTGCGCGGCTGGACCGCCAAGGAACTGGCCCGCCCGGCCCGGGCCGGGCGGGGTCCGGTGGTGCTCGGCGCGTCCACCGCCCCGGCGGTGGACGGAGCCGACGGGACCATCCCGGCGCTGGACGCGGCGGGCAGCCGGGCCGGGCTGCTCACGGCACTGGCCCGGCTGCACACCGAGGGGGTGCCGGTGGACTGGCGGCAGACCCACGAGGGCACCGGCGGCGCCCTGGTGGCGCTGCCCACCTACCCGTTCCAGCGCCGTGAGTACTGGCTGCGGATGCCCGTCGAGGCGATCGTGCGGGGCGCCGTGGGCGGCTGA